The Glycine max cultivar Williams 82 chromosome 12, Glycine_max_v4.0, whole genome shotgun sequence genome window below encodes:
- the LOC100811461 gene encoding mannan endo-1,4-beta-mannosidase 2: protein MLHKVCKRYRIMVSGNGLFYPVVGFASIVLFIYMSFGDVRFGFEEEAELAFVERNGTQFMVDGKAFYINGWNSYWLMVQSVDEYSRPKVREMLRAGAKMGLTVCRTWAFNDGDYNALQSSPGVFNEQAFKALDYVIAEARQHGIRLLLSLVNNLHAYGGKTQYVKWAWQEGVGLSSSNDSFFFDPSIRSYFKNYVKTILTRKNTITGIEYRNDPTIFGWELINEPRCLTDPSGDTLQDWIEEMSAFVKLIDKRHLVTVGLEGFYGPNDPKRLTVNPEDWASRLGSDFIRNSKISNIDFTSVHIYPDHWFHHQVFEDYMKFVSKWMLSHIEDGDKVLNKPVLFSEYGLSDINFTMPERKTMYKTILDISYKSAKKNRSGAGALVWQFLVGGMQEFTDDFGIIPWEKTPIPSLFVEQSCRLAKTKGWPHKDTSFKQFC from the exons ATGTTGCATAAGGTGTGCAAGAGGTACAGAATCATGGTGAGTGGAAATGGTTTGTTTTACCCCGTTGTGGGGTTTGCATCGATCGTGTTGTTCATTTACATGTCTTTTGGGGATGTGAGGTTTGGTTTTGAGGAAGAAGCTGAATTGGCTTTTGTGGAGAGAAATGGGACTCAGTTTATGGTGGATGGAAAAGCTTTCTACATTAATGGGTGGAACTCTTATTGGTTAATGGTTCAATCTGTGGATGAGTATTCCAGGCCAAAGGTACGTGAAATGCTAAGGGCTGGGGCAAAGATGGGGCTAACTGTGTGTagaacttgggccttcaatgaTGGTGACTACAATGCCCTTCAGAGTTCCCCTGGTGTGTTCAATGAACAAGCTTTCAAG GCCTTGGACTATGTTATAGCAGAAGCAAGGCAACATGGAATTAGGCTGCTCCTTAGCTTAGTAAATAACTTGCATGCATATGGTGGGAAGACTCAATATGTCAAGTGGGCATGGCAAGAAGGGGTTGGATTAAGCTCGTCTAACgattctttcttctttgatCCATCAATCCGTAGTTATTTCAAGAATTACGTCAAG ACAATTCTGACAAGGAAGAATACTATAACTGGAATTGAATATAGAAATGACCCCACCATTTTTGGTTGGGAATTGATTAATGAACCTCGGTGCCTAACTGATCCTTCTGGTGATACTCTCCAA GATTGGATAGAGGAAATGTCAGCTTTTGTCAAATTGATTGACAAGCGCCATCTTGTGACTGTTGGACTTGAAGGTTTCTATGGTCCTAATGATCCGAAAAGATTGACTGTGAACCCTGAGGATTGGGCATCTAGACTTGGATCTGACTTTATAAGGAACTCCAAAATCTCAAATATTGACTTCACCTCTGTCCATATCTATCCTGATCACTG GTTTCATCATCAGGTATTTGAAGACTACATGAAATTTGTCTCCAAGTGGATGCTTTCTCACATCGAAGATGGTGATAAGGTATTGAACAAGCCAGTCTTGTTCTCTGAATATGGGTTGTCAGACATAAATTTTACTATGCCTGAACGAAAAACAATGTACAAAACAATTTTAGATATAAGCTACAAATCTGCAAAGAAAAACAGGTCTGGAGCCGGTGCTCTAGTTTGGCAATTCTTAGTTGGAGGAATGCAGGAGTTTACTGATGATTTTGGGATCATCCCATGGGAAAAGACACCAATTCCTTCACTATTTGTTGAACAATCATGCAGATTGGCCAAGACCAAGGGATGGCCTCACAAGGACACAAGTTTTAAACAATTTTGTTAG
- the LOC100811991 gene encoding uncharacterized protein — translation MAKEEEQQQPTSPMHPPYAYTIILNIFSKRRTWACLFLLVYGTLLTSSWNFLKSTLSWYNLQVESSTTSAWPALYASVLLGTVFGVLSMVAALVVMVPALVVTWITIVVLLAFFGKPKRTLVVEGRKITREIFGFVMRTLLKEGNFVAAVCAVLGYFALVRRNGTQGGVVVVGES, via the coding sequence ATGGCAAAAGAAGAGGAACAACAACAACCCACTTCACCGATGCACCCACCTTACGCTTACACCATAATTCTGAACATCTTCAGCAAGAGAAGAACATGGGCGTGTCTATTTCTATTGGTCTACGGCACCCTTTTGACTTCTTCGTGGAACTTCCTCAAATCCACGCTTTCTTGGTACAATCTGCAGGTTGAGTCCTCCACCACCTCGGCGTGGCCTGCACTCTATGCTTCAGTGCTTCTGGGCACCGTGTTTGGGGTACTTTCCATGGTGGCGGCGCTGGTGGTTATGGTTCCCGCGCTGGTGGTGACGTGGATCACGATTGTGGTGCTTCTGGCCTTCTTTGGGAAGCCTAAGAGGACCCTTGTGGTGGAGGGGAGGAAGATTACGAGGGAGATTTTCGGGTTTGTGATGAGGACTCTGCTCAAGGAAGGGAATTTTGTGGCTGCGGTTTGTGCTGTTTTGGGGTACTTTGCTCTTGTTAGAAGGAATGGGACTCAAGgtggggttgttgttgttggtgaaTCGTGA
- the LOC100527125 gene encoding uncharacterized protein LOC100527125 (The RefSeq protein has 1 substitution compared to this genomic sequence), with protein MGKKKLDSKSDRKFEKKVQFYSKVKDAVTSLSAQKSITKKKKKSKQQRRQKKLKTYNLSSLLESLPEVKASKKPGCANDSKLTCKSRQMLVLTERDRISAVLNDPNFQADPLSAIHQYIQNKQPVVEEQPKKKVNKNGSRKKKSKASTGLQSMEM; from the exons ATGGGCAAGAAAAA GTTAGATTCAAAGTCCGATCGCAAATTCGAAAAGAAGGTCCAATTTTATTCCA AGGTGAAAGATGCTGTTACCTCCTTGAGTGCCCAAAAGTCTATTACTAAG aaaaagaaaaagagcaaaCAACAAAGGCGGCAGAAGAAATTGAAGGCATATAATCTATCTTCACTTTTAGAGTCCCTTCCTGAGGTGAAGGCATCAAAGAAACCAGGTTGTGCGAATGACAGCAAACTTACGTGTAAATCCAGGCAGATGCTAGT ATTGACTGAAAGAGATCGAATTTCTGCTGTTCTCAATGATCCTAACTTTCAAGCAGATCCCCTGTCTGCCATTCATCAATATATACAGAACAAACAACCGGTAGTAGAGGAACAACCCAAGaaaaaagtgaacaaaaatgGATCCaggaagaagaaatcaaaggCTTCAACTGGGCTACAATCTATGGAAATGTAG
- the LOC100811121 gene encoding callose synthase 12 produces the protein MSLRHRQSPASVTSSAPGRGEEPFNIIPVHNLLADHPSLRFPEVRAAAAALRAVGDLRRPPFGQWRPNMDLLDWLALFFGFQRDNVRNQREHLVLHLANAQMRLTPPPDNIDTLDAGVLRRFRKKLLKNYTSWCSYLGKKSNIWISDRRGGAGDDLRRELLYVSLYLLIWGEAANLRFMPECICYIFHNMANELNRILEDFIDENTGQPVMPSVSGENAFLNLVVKPIYETIKREVDSSRNGTAPHSAWRNYDDINEYFWSRRCFEKLKWPLDIGSNFFVTAGGGGKHVGKTGFVEQRSFWNLFRSFDRLWVMLILFLQAAIIVAWEGKTYPWQALEDRTVQVRVLTIFFTWSGLRFLQSLLDVGMQYRLVSRETIGLGMRMVMKCVVAAGWIVVFGVFYARIWTQRNQDRRWSPAANNRVWNFLVVVFVFIIPELLAVALFVIPWIRNFIENTNWRIFYMLSWWFQSRSFVGRGLREGLVDNVLYSLFWVVVLATKFCFSYFLQVKPMIAPTKAVLGLKDVDYEWHEFFHNSNRFAVGLLWLPVVLIYLMDIQIWYSIYSSFAGAIVGLLEHLGEIRNMQQLKLRFQFFASAIQFNLMPEEQLLNTRGTLKSRFKDAIRRLKLRYGLGRPYRKLESNQIEANKFALIWNEIILSFREEDIISDKEFELLELPQNSWNVRVIRWPCFLLCNELLLALSQAKELVDDSDKRLYRKICKSEYRRCAVIEAYDSCKHLLLEIIKPHTEEHSIVTVLFQEIDHSLEIEKFTKMFKTTALPKLHNKLIKLVQLLNKPVKDPNQVVNTLQALYEIATRDLFKEQRNPEQLKEDGLAQQNPAAGLLFETAIQLPDANNENFYRQVRRLYTILTSNDSMQNIPVNLEARRRIAFFSNSLFMNMPHAPQVEKMMAFSVLTPYYSEDVLFSKEQLRNENEDGVSILYYLQTIYDDEWKNFMERMRREGLAKDRDIWTDKLRDLRLWASYRGQTLSRTVRGMMYYYRALKMLTFLDSASEMDIREGARELVSMRRDDLESSNSKSPSSSKSLSRASSSVSLLFKGHEYGTALMKFTYVIACQIYGTQKEKKDPHADEILYLMQNNEALRVAYVDEKTTGRDEKEYYSVLVKYDQQLQKEVEIYRVKLPGPLKLGEGKPENQNHAIIFTRGDAVQTIDMNQDNYFEEALKMRNLLEEYRSYYGIRKPTILGVREHIFTGSVSSLAWFMSAQETSFVTLGQRVLANPLKVRMHYGHPDVFDRFWFLTRGGISKASRVINISEDIFAGFNCTLRGGNVTHHEYIQVGKGRDVGLNQVSMFEAKVASGNGEQVLSRDVYRLGHRLDFFRMLSFFYTTVGFFFNTMVVVLTVYAFLWGRLYLALSGVEKSMESNSNDNKALGTILNQQFIIQLGLFTALPMIVENSLEHGFLQAIWDFLTMQLQLSSVFYTFSMGTRSHFFGRTVLHGGAKYRATGRGFVVEHKRFAEIYRLFARSHFVKAIELGLILVIYASHSPVATDTFVYIALTITSWFLVASWIMAPFVFNPSGFDWLKTVYDFDDFMNWIWYSGSVFAKAEQSWERWWFEEQDHLKVTGLWGKLLEIILDLRFFFFQYGIVYQLGISDHNTSIAVYLLSWIYVFVVSGIYAVVVYARNKYAAKEHIYYRLVQFLVIILAILVIVGLLEFTKFKFMDIFTSLLAFIPTGWGLISIAQVFRPFLQSTIIWDGVVSVARIYDIMFGVIIMAPVALLSWLPGFQNMQTRILFNEAFSRGLRIFQIVTGKKSQS, from the coding sequence ATGAGTCTCCGCCACCGTCAGTCTCCGGCTTCGGTGACCTCCTCCGCCCCCGGCCGCGGCGAAGAACCGTTCAACATCATCCCCGTGCACAACCTCCTAGCGGACCACCCTTCCCTCCGCTTCCCCGAGGTGCGCGCGGCGGCGGCGGCGCTGCGCGCCGTCGGAGACCTCCGGCGACCGCCGTTCGGCCAATGGCGGCCGAACATGGACCTCCTCGACTGGCTCGCGCTCTTCTTTGGCTTCCAGCGCGACAACGTTCGCAACCAGCGCGAGCACCTCGTCCTCCACCTCGCCAACGCTCAGATGCGCCTCACGCCGCCGCCGGACAACATCGACACGCTCGACGCTGGCGTGCTCCGCCGCTTCCGCAAGAAGCTCCTGAAAAACTACACCTCGTGGTGCTCCTACCTAGGAAAAAAGTCCAACATATGGATCTCCGATCGCCGCGGCGGCGCCGGTGACGATCTCCGCCGCGAGCTCCTCTACGTCTCCCTCTACCTCCTGATCTGGGGAGAGGCCGCGAATCTCCGCTTCATGCCTGAGTGCATCTGCTACATCTTCCACAACATGGCGAACGAGTTGAACCGAATTTTGGAAGATTTCATCGACGAGAACACCGGGCAACCGGTTATGCCCTCGGTTTCCGGTGAGAACGCGTTTTTGAACCTGGTAGTGAAGCCTATATATGAGACTATTAAGCGTGAGGTTGATAGTAGTAGGAATGGAACTGCTCCTCATAGTGCTTGGAGGAACTATGATGATATTAATGAGTATTTTTGGAGTAGGAGGTGTTTTGAGAAGCTCAAGTGGCCACTTGATATTGGGAGTAACTTTTTTGTGACTGCTGGTGGGGGTGGGAAGCATGTGGGGAAGACTGGGTTTGTGGAGCAGAGGTCGTTTTGGAACTTGTTTAGAAGTTTTGATAGGCTCTGGGTGATGCTGATACTGTTTCTTCAGGCTGCGATTATCGTGGCTTGGGAGGGGAAGACCTACCCTTGGCAGGCTTTGGAGGATAGGACTGTCCAGGTTAGGGTTTTGACCATTTTTTTCACCTGGAGTGGCTTGAGGTTTCTGCAGAGTTTGCTTGATGTGGGGATGCAGTATAGGTTGGTGTCGAGGGAGACAATTGGGCTTGGCATGAGGATGGTGATGAAGTGTGTTGTGGCTGCTGGATGGATTGTTGTGTTTGGGGTGTTTTATGCTAGGATATGGACGCAGAGGAACCAGGATAGGAGGTGGTCGCCGGCAGCGAATAATAGGGTGTGGAACTTTCTGGTGGTTGTGTTTGTGTTCATCATTCCTGAGCTTCTGGCTGTGGCCCTTTTTGTGATTCCTTGGATTAGGAATTTCATTGAGAACACGAATTGGAGGATTTTCTACATGTTGTCGTGGTGGTTTCAGAGCAGGAGTTTTGTGGGGCGTGGCTTGAGGGAAGGGCTTGTGGACAATGTGTTGTATTCATTGTTCTGGGTTGTGGTGCTGGCCACAAAATTTTGTTTCAGTTACTTTTTGCAGGTGAAACCGATGATTGCTCCGACCAAGGCTGTGTTGGGCCTGAAAGATGTTGATTATGAATGGCATGAGTTTTTTCATAACAGTAACCGGTTTGCCGTTGGGTTGTTGTGGCTTCCAGTTGTTTTGATATATCTGATGGATATTCAGATTTGGTATTCGATTTACTCGTCTTTTGCTGGAGCGATTGTGGGGTTGCTTGAACACTTGGGTGAGATTAGAAATATGCAACAGCTGAAATTGAGGTTCCAGTTTTTTGCCAGTGCGATTCAGTTTAATCTCATGCCAGAGGAGCAGTTGTTGAATACAAGGGGAACATTGAAGAGCAGGTTTAAGGATGCCATCCGCAGGTTGAAGCTCAGGTATGGGCTTGGTCGGCCCTACAGGAAGCTTGAGTCTAACCAGATTGAGGCCAACAAGTTTGCTTTGATATGGAATGAGATAATTCTGTCTTTTAGGGAGGAGGATATTATATCTGACAAAGAGTTTGAGTTGCTGGAGCTGCCACAGAATTCTTGGAATGTCAGGGTGATCCGCTGGCCATGTTTTCTTCTCTGCAATGAGCTACTGTTGGCACTCAGTCAGGCCAAAGAACTAGTTGATGATAGTGATAAGAGGCTTTATAGGAAGATATGCAAGAGTGAGTACAGGCGCTGTGCTGTCATTGAAGCTTATGATAGTTGCAAGCACTTGCTTCTTGAGATTATCAAACCCCACACTGAAGAGCATTCTATTGTGACTGTTCTGTTTCAGGAAATTGATCACTCTCTTGAGATTGAGAAATTCACTAAAATGTTCAAAACAACTGCACTGCCTAAGCTCCACAACAAGTTGATAAAACTTGTTCAGTTATTAAACAAGCCTGTTAAAGATCCTAACCAAGTGGTGAATACCCTTCAAGCTCTTTATGAGATTGCTACCAGAGACTTGTTCAAGGAGCAAAGAAATCCGGAACAGCTAAAGGAGGATGGTTTGGCTCAACAGAATCCTGCTGCAGGTCTACTTTTTGAGACTGCCATTCAGTTGCCTGATGCCAACAATGAGAACTTCTATCGGCAGGTTCGGCGCTTGTATACAATTCTTACATCCAATGATTCAATGCAAAACATCCCAGTAAATTTGGAAGCTAGACGGAGAATTGCCTTCTTCAGTAACTCACTTTTTATGAACATGCCTCATGCTCCCCAAGTTGAGAAAATGATGGCTTTCAGTGTTCTAACGCCTTACTATAGTGAAGATGTATTATTCAGCAAAGAACAGCTCAGAAATGAGAATGAAGATGGTGTTTCAATCCTGTACTATTTGCAGACTATATATGATGATGAGTGGAAAAATTTTATGGAGAGGATGCGTCGGGAGGGGTTGGCAAAAGACCGTGATATATGGACTGACAAACTTAGAGATTTGAGGCTCTGGGCTTCCTACAGAGGCCAGACACTATCACGGACAGTTAGAGGAATGATGTACTACTATCGTGCCCTCAAGATGTTGACTTTTCTGGATTCTGCATCAGAAATGGATATTCGAGAAGGTGCCCGTGAACTTGTTTCAATGAGGCGTGATGATTTAGAGAGTTCCAACTCAAAGTCACCTTCTTCCTCCAAGAGTTTAAGTAGAGCAAGCAGTTCTGTTAGTTTGTTATTCAAGGGCCATGAGTATGGGACTGCTTTAATGAAATTCACATATGTGATTGCTTGCCAGATATATGGAACtcagaaggaaaaaaaggatcctcatgctgatgaaattttgtATCTAATGCAAAACAATGAGGCCCTTCGGGTTGCTTATGTTGATGAGAAAACCACTGGAAGGGATGAGAAGGAGTATTACTCTGTTCTTGTTAAGTATGACCAACAGTTGCAGAAGGAGGTGGAAATTTACCGCGTAAAGTTGCCTGGGCCCTTGAAGCTTGGGGAAGGAAAGCCGGAAAATCAAAATCATGCCATTATCTTCACTCGCGGTGATGCAGTTCAGACTATTGATATGAATCAGGACAACTACTTTGAGGAGGCACTTAAAATGCGAAATCTCTTGGAAGAATACAGGAGTTACTATGGTATCCGGAAACCCACTATTTTGGGAGTTAGGGAACACATTTTTACTGGTTCTGTTTCCTCTCTTGCTTGGTTCATGTCAGCTCAGGAAACAAGTTTTGTCACCTTAGGACAGAGGGTTTTGGCAAATCCTTTGAAGGTTAGAATGCATTATGGTCACCCAGACGTGTTTGACAGGTTTTGGTTCTTGACTCGAGGTGGTATCAGTAAAGCTTCCAGAGTTATCAATATAAGTGAGGACATCTTTGCTGGATTTAATTGTACTCTTCGTGGAGGTAATGTCACTCACCATGAATACATTCAGGTTGGAAAGGGAAGGGATGTTGGGTTGAATCAAGTATCAATGTTCGAAGCAAAGGTTGCCAGTGGAAATGGGGAGCAAGTCCTAAGTAGAGATGTGTACAGATTGGGTCACAGGCTGGATTTTTTCCGGATGCTCTCATTCTTCTACACTACTGTGGGGTTCTTCTTCAACACTATGGTGGTGGTTCTGACTGTGTATGCATTTTTATGGGGTCGGCTATATCTTGCTCTTAGTGGTGTTGAGAAGTCAATGGAAAGTAACAGCAATGACAATAAAGCACTTGGTACCATCTTGAATCAACAGTTCATCATCCAACTTGGGCTTTTCACTGCCCTTCCAATGATTGTAGAGAATTCCCTTGAGCATGGGTTCCTTCAAGCTATCTGGGATTTCTTGACAATGCAGCTCCAGCTTTCATCAGTTTTTTACACATTCTCAATGGGAACTCGAAGTCATTTCTTTGGACGGACTGTTCTGCATGGTGGGGCAAAATATCGAGCTACTGGTCGTGGTTTTGTTGTAGAGCATAAAAGATTTGCTGAAATCTATAGACTCTTTGCCCGTAGCCATTTTGTGAAAGCAATTGAATTGGGACTGATACTTGTAATTTATGCATCACATAGTCCTGTAGCAACTGACACATTTGTTTATATAGCCTTGACCATCACTAGTTGGTTCTTAGTTGCATCATGGATTATGGCACCATTTGTGTTCAATCCTTCTGGCTTTGATTGGTTAAAAACTGTTTACGATTTTGATGACTTTATGAACTGGATTTGGTACAGTGGAAGCGTATTTGCTAAGGCTGAACAGAGCTGGGAAAGGTGGTGGTTTGAAGAGCAGGATCATCTAAAGGTAACTGGCCTTTGGGGAAAGCTTTTGGAGATAATCTTAGATCTTCGGTTCTTCTTTTTCCAGTATGGAATTGTCTATCAGCTAGGCATTTCTGATCACAATACCAGTATTGCTGTTTACTTGCTATCCTGGATTTATGTGTTTGTTGTATCTGGGATTTACGCTGTGGTAGTTTATGCCCGAAACAAATATGCAGCCAAAGAGCATATCTATTATCGGCTGGTCCAGTTCCTTGTCATAATTCTTGCAATACTTGTGATAGTTGGTTTGCTGGAATTcactaaattcaaattcatgGATATTTTCACTAGCCTGTTGGCATTCATACCCACGGGCTGGGGCCTGATATCGATTGCCCAAGTATTCCGGCCGTTTTTGCAGTCCACTATCATTTGGGATGGTGTTGTTTCAGTGGCTCGTATATATGATATAATGTTTGGAGTCATTATCATGGCCCCTGTGGCACTACTATCATGGTTGCCTGGATTTCAGAATATGCAAACCAGAATTCTTTTCAATGAAGCATTCAGCAGGGGCCTTCGGATATTCCAGATTGTTACAGGGAAAAAATCACAGAGTTGA